One Leifsonia shinshuensis DNA window includes the following coding sequences:
- the pgsA gene encoding CDP-diacylglycerol--glycerol-3-phosphate 3-phosphatidyltransferase: MSVPDTPPPAAADGSANRASNWNVPNLITVVRILLAPVFVWMLLADAGHDGPLRWTAAVLFVLAIATDGVDGAIARRNNLVTDLGKLLDPIADKVLTGGALVSLSILNELPWWVTIVILVREIGITVYRFVVIRQGVIAASRGGKIKTIVQSVAISFALFPLWTIFGDWIFWVNGILMTAAVILTVVTGFDYLWQAYRGRKAKRAGA; encoded by the coding sequence ATGTCGGTGCCCGACACGCCTCCGCCTGCCGCGGCGGACGGCAGCGCGAACCGCGCGAGCAACTGGAACGTGCCCAACCTGATCACGGTGGTGCGCATCCTGCTCGCGCCGGTGTTCGTCTGGATGTTGCTCGCCGACGCCGGTCACGACGGGCCGCTGCGCTGGACCGCCGCTGTGCTCTTCGTGCTCGCCATCGCCACGGACGGCGTGGACGGCGCGATCGCGCGGCGCAACAACCTGGTCACGGACCTCGGCAAGCTGCTCGACCCGATCGCCGACAAGGTGCTGACCGGCGGCGCCCTGGTGTCGCTGTCGATCCTGAACGAGCTGCCGTGGTGGGTCACCATCGTCATCCTCGTGCGCGAGATCGGCATCACGGTCTACCGGTTCGTGGTCATCCGCCAGGGGGTCATCGCTGCCTCCCGCGGCGGCAAGATCAAGACCATCGTGCAGTCCGTGGCCATCTCGTTCGCGCTCTTCCCGCTCTGGACGATCTTCGGCGACTGGATCTTCTGGGTGAACGGCATCCTGATGACCGCCGCCGTCATCCTCACCGTCGTGACGGGCTTCGACTACCTCTGGCAGGCCTACCGCGGCCGGAAGGCCAAGCGTGCCGGGGCCTGA
- a CDS encoding CinA family protein has product MPGPDDVAAADLTFRVVRTLIDRGQTIAVAESLTGGGLTAELTRVPGASAVVLGAAVVYATELKHTLLGVDAGLLEREGPVDPEVARQLAAGVRERLAVAGRPADLGVSTTGVAGPDPQGGRAVGTVYVGVASAAGVRSVELRLAGDRQSIRAQTVSRAVRELAVELGIVAP; this is encoded by the coding sequence GTGCCGGGGCCTGACGACGTCGCGGCGGCCGACCTCACCTTCCGCGTGGTGCGCACGCTCATCGACCGCGGTCAGACGATCGCCGTCGCGGAGTCGCTGACCGGGGGAGGCCTCACGGCCGAGCTGACCCGGGTGCCCGGGGCCTCCGCTGTCGTGCTCGGCGCGGCCGTGGTCTACGCCACCGAGCTCAAGCACACGCTGCTCGGGGTGGATGCCGGGCTGCTGGAGCGCGAGGGCCCGGTCGACCCGGAGGTGGCGCGCCAGCTCGCCGCCGGCGTCCGGGAGCGACTCGCCGTCGCCGGGCGTCCCGCCGACCTCGGAGTCTCGACCACCGGCGTCGCCGGCCCGGACCCGCAGGGCGGCCGTGCCGTCGGCACGGTCTACGTCGGCGTCGCGTCGGCCGCGGGGGTGCGCTCCGTCGAGCTCCGCCTCGCCGGGGACCGGCAGTCGATCCGTGCGCAGACGGTGTCCAGGGCGGTCCGCGAACTGGCGGTCGAGCTGGGCATCGTCGCCCCCTGA
- a CDS encoding helix-turn-helix domain-containing protein yields MILVRQEIGDVLRDFRLQKGRTLRQVASKASVALGYLSEVERGQKEASSEILASVADALETPVSVIMREVGDRIAVLEGLEPVIPDTIPDDFVSALDANLVAR; encoded by the coding sequence ATGATTCTTGTACGTCAGGAAATCGGCGACGTGCTCAGGGACTTCCGCCTGCAGAAGGGCCGCACCCTGCGCCAGGTCGCGAGCAAGGCGAGTGTCGCCCTCGGCTACCTCAGCGAGGTCGAGCGCGGTCAGAAGGAGGCCTCGAGCGAGATCCTCGCCTCGGTGGCCGACGCGCTGGAGACCCCGGTCTCCGTCATCATGCGCGAGGTCGGCGACCGCATCGCGGTGCTCGAAGGCCTCGAGCCGGTCATCCCCGACACCATCCCCGACGACTTCGTCTCCGCTCTGGACGCGAACCTCGTCGCCCGCTGA
- a CDS encoding DUF3046 domain-containing protein — MKLSEFQRAVVDEFGSGYGQALLTDLVLGELGGRTAQDALNAGIPAREVWLALCRETGVPQSHWYGAGKPAPKR, encoded by the coding sequence ATGAAGTTGAGCGAGTTCCAGCGTGCGGTCGTAGACGAGTTCGGCTCGGGCTACGGGCAGGCGCTGCTGACCGATCTCGTCCTCGGTGAACTCGGCGGGCGGACGGCGCAGGACGCGCTGAACGCCGGCATCCCCGCGCGCGAGGTGTGGCTCGCGCTCTGCCGCGAGACGGGTGTGCCGCAGTCGCACTGGTACGGCGCGGGCAAGCCGGCGCCCAAGCGCTGA
- the recA gene encoding recombinase RecA, whose protein sequence is MPSPADREKALETALAQIDRQFGKGSVMRLGSDERAPVEVVPTGSIALDVALGIGGLPRGRIVEIYGPESSGKTTLTLHAIANAQRAGGIAAFIDAEHALDPEYARKLGVDIDALLVSQPDTGEQALEIADMLVRSGSIDLIVIDSVAALVPRAEIEGEMGDAHVGLQARLMSQALRKLTGALSSTNTTMIFINQLREKVGVFFGSPETTAGGKALKFYASVRLDIRRIETLKDGTDAVGNRTRVKVVKNKMAPPFKQAEFDILYGVGISREGSLLDFGVEHGIVKKSGAWYTYEGDQLGQGKENSRNFLIANADIAAEIEHKILIKLGVIADPNAAAAPAEADNVDSLEKKLQARKGA, encoded by the coding sequence ATGCCATCACCCGCAGACCGCGAGAAGGCGCTCGAGACCGCGCTCGCCCAGATCGACCGTCAGTTCGGCAAGGGCTCGGTCATGCGACTGGGCAGCGACGAGCGCGCCCCCGTCGAGGTCGTCCCCACCGGGTCGATCGCCCTCGACGTCGCCCTCGGCATCGGGGGTCTGCCCCGCGGCCGCATCGTCGAGATCTACGGTCCGGAGTCCTCCGGTAAGACCACGCTGACGCTGCATGCCATCGCCAACGCCCAGCGGGCCGGCGGCATCGCGGCCTTCATCGACGCCGAGCACGCGCTCGACCCGGAGTACGCCCGCAAGCTCGGCGTCGACATCGACGCCCTCCTCGTGTCGCAGCCCGACACCGGTGAGCAGGCGCTCGAGATCGCAGACATGCTGGTCCGCTCCGGCTCCATCGACCTCATCGTCATCGACTCCGTCGCCGCGCTCGTGCCGCGGGCCGAGATCGAGGGCGAGATGGGCGACGCGCACGTCGGCCTCCAGGCCCGTCTCATGTCGCAGGCGCTCCGCAAGCTGACCGGTGCGCTGAGCTCCACCAACACCACGATGATCTTCATCAACCAGCTGCGTGAGAAGGTCGGCGTGTTCTTCGGCAGCCCGGAGACGACCGCCGGCGGTAAGGCGCTCAAGTTCTACGCCTCGGTCCGCCTCGACATCCGTCGCATCGAGACCCTGAAGGACGGCACCGACGCGGTCGGCAACCGCACCCGCGTCAAGGTCGTCAAGAACAAGATGGCGCCGCCCTTCAAGCAGGCGGAGTTCGACATCCTCTACGGCGTCGGCATCTCCCGCGAGGGCAGCCTGCTCGACTTCGGTGTGGAGCACGGCATCGTCAAGAAGTCGGGTGCCTGGTACACCTACGAGGGCGACCAGCTCGGCCAGGGCAAGGAGAACTCGCGCAACTTCCTCATCGCGAACGCCGACATCGCCGCCGAGATCGAGCACAAGATCCTCATCAAGCTCGGTGTCATCGCGGACCCGAACGCGGCCGCGGCGCCTGCGGAGGCGGACAACGTGGACTCGCTGGAAAAGAAGCTGCAGGCTCGTAAGGGGGCGTGA
- a CDS encoding regulatory protein RecX yields the protein MSDRADASDAEDEETERLARKASGVTIRQLARRGMSRWELEQLLTKREIAPEVFGPELDRLEAMGVIDDASLAATLAFTQHSRKGLGRSAIELDLKRRHIAPELIEEALADIADEDELERATELAIKRIGQLSSYDDETARRRLHGFLARKGYDSSVVRQAMDAAFATRGRRGGVRFQ from the coding sequence GTGTCCGACAGAGCCGACGCGTCTGACGCCGAGGACGAGGAGACCGAGCGGCTGGCGCGGAAGGCGTCGGGGGTCACGATCCGGCAGCTCGCGCGGCGGGGGATGTCGCGGTGGGAGCTGGAGCAGTTGCTCACCAAGCGCGAGATCGCTCCGGAGGTGTTCGGGCCGGAGCTGGATCGGCTCGAGGCCATGGGTGTGATCGATGACGCCTCATTGGCAGCCACGCTGGCGTTCACCCAGCACAGCCGCAAGGGCCTCGGACGCTCGGCGATCGAGCTCGACCTCAAGCGGCGGCACATCGCTCCCGAGCTGATCGAGGAGGCGCTGGCCGACATCGCGGACGAGGACGAGTTGGAGCGGGCGACCGAGCTGGCCATCAAGCGGATCGGGCAGTTGTCGTCCTACGACGACGAGACGGCCCGGCGGCGGCTGCACGGGTTCCTCGCGCGCAAGGGCTACGACTCCTCCGTCGTCCGGCAGGCGATGGACGCGGCGTTCGCGACCCGCGGGCGGCGCGGCGGAGTGCGGTTCCAGTAG
- the miaB gene encoding tRNA (N6-isopentenyl adenosine(37)-C2)-methylthiotransferase MiaB produces the protein MSTIESSTADPISVERSRVFEPSPAALAEDGRPRTYEVRTFGCQMNVHDSERLSGSLEAAGYVPADGAEADIVVINTCAVRENADNKLYGNLGHLAGVKRRHAGMQIAVGGCLAQKDKNVILEKAPWVDVVFGTHNMGSLPGLLERARHNDAAEIEILESLETFPSTLPTKRDSSYSGWVSISVGCNNTCTFCIVPSLRGKEKDRRPGDILAEIGTLVEDGAIEVTLLGQNVNSYGVEFGDRQAFSKLLRAAGQIEGLERIRFTSPHPAAFTDDVIDAMAETPNVMPQLHMPLQSGSDRILKSMRRSYRSEKFLGILDRVRAKLPDAAISTDIIVGFPGETEEDFLDTMRVVEQARFASAFTFQYSIRPGTPAAGMADQVPKEVVQDRYDRLIALQERISLEENERLIGREVELLVANGEGRKDADTHRLTGRARDSRLVHFELPAGSDVPRPGDVVTVRITQAAPHYLIADSADGAPLAIRRTRAGDAWDRAEAESCAVPSHGDAAQAAGPVSLGLPTLRPRAPLTSPGVGTMPIYDPSDGQR, from the coding sequence ATGAGCACCATCGAGTCGAGCACCGCAGATCCGATCAGCGTCGAGCGCTCCCGCGTCTTCGAGCCGTCGCCGGCCGCCCTCGCGGAGGACGGCCGTCCGCGCACGTACGAGGTGCGGACGTTCGGCTGCCAGATGAACGTCCACGACTCCGAGCGGCTCAGCGGCTCGCTGGAGGCGGCCGGCTATGTTCCGGCGGACGGCGCCGAGGCGGACATCGTCGTGATCAACACCTGCGCGGTCCGCGAGAACGCCGACAACAAGCTCTACGGCAACCTCGGCCACCTCGCCGGCGTCAAGCGCAGGCACGCCGGGATGCAGATCGCCGTCGGCGGCTGTCTCGCTCAGAAGGACAAGAACGTCATCCTCGAGAAGGCGCCGTGGGTCGACGTCGTCTTCGGCACCCACAACATGGGCTCGCTCCCTGGCCTCCTCGAACGGGCGCGGCACAACGACGCCGCCGAGATCGAGATCCTGGAGTCGCTCGAGACCTTCCCCTCCACGCTGCCGACCAAGCGCGACTCGTCCTACTCGGGCTGGGTCTCCATCTCGGTCGGCTGCAACAACACCTGCACGTTCTGCATCGTCCCGTCGCTGCGCGGCAAGGAGAAGGACCGCCGCCCCGGCGACATCCTCGCCGAGATCGGCACGCTGGTCGAGGACGGCGCGATCGAGGTCACCCTCCTCGGCCAGAATGTCAACTCGTACGGCGTCGAGTTCGGGGACCGCCAGGCGTTCAGCAAGCTGTTGCGCGCCGCGGGTCAGATCGAGGGCCTGGAGCGCATCCGCTTCACGAGCCCGCACCCGGCCGCGTTCACGGACGACGTGATCGACGCGATGGCGGAGACGCCGAACGTCATGCCGCAGCTGCACATGCCGCTCCAGTCGGGTTCCGACCGCATCCTCAAGTCGATGCGACGCTCGTACCGGTCGGAGAAGTTCCTCGGCATCCTCGACCGCGTGCGCGCGAAGCTCCCGGACGCGGCGATCAGCACTGACATCATCGTCGGCTTCCCCGGCGAGACCGAAGAGGATTTCCTCGACACGATGCGCGTGGTCGAGCAGGCCCGGTTCGCGTCGGCGTTCACGTTCCAGTACTCGATCCGCCCCGGCACGCCCGCGGCCGGCATGGCCGACCAGGTGCCGAAGGAGGTCGTCCAGGACCGTTACGACCGCCTGATCGCCCTGCAGGAGCGCATCTCCCTGGAGGAGAACGAGCGCCTGATCGGCCGCGAGGTGGAGCTGCTAGTCGCCAACGGCGAAGGCCGCAAGGACGCCGACACGCACCGCCTGACCGGCCGCGCCCGCGACAGCCGCCTGGTCCACTTCGAGCTTCCCGCGGGCTCGGACGTCCCGCGCCCCGGCGACGTCGTGACGGTGCGGATCACGCAGGCGGCCCCGCACTACCTGATCGCGGACAGCGCCGACGGCGCGCCCCTCGCCATCCGCCGCACCCGCGCGGGCGACGCATGGGACCGCGCGGAGGCCGAGTCGTGCGCGGTGCCGTCCCACGGCGATGCCGCCCAGGCGGCAGGCCCGGTCTCGCTCGGCCTGCCGACGCTCCGCCCGCGCGCCCCGCTGACCTCCCCGGGCGTCGGCACCATGCCGATCTACGACCCGTCGGACGGCCAGCGCTGA
- the miaA gene encoding tRNA (adenosine(37)-N6)-dimethylallyltransferase MiaA, which produces MAKPEDGIIAIVGATGTGKTELSLALAEALRAQGRAAEVVNADAMQFYRGMDIGTAKLPPAEWRGVPHHLFDVLDVTEEATVARYQPEARRVVGEILARGATPILVGGSGLYVSSVIFDFRFPGTDPELRARLEAELAAQGPGMLFRRLVAVDPEAAKRIGSSNGRRIVRALEVAELTGSPVSGALPDEPQYWRPTTVLGLAAPREELVQRLDARVERMWRDGLADEVRRLIPLGLEDGVTARRAIGYAQALAEVEGELTRAEAIAATQQLTRRYARRQVSWFKRYDGIHWLDYDDPDLAATAMGVLRTR; this is translated from the coding sequence ATCGCCAAGCCGGAGGACGGGATCATCGCCATCGTCGGCGCCACCGGCACCGGCAAGACCGAGCTCTCCCTCGCCCTGGCCGAGGCCCTCCGCGCGCAGGGCCGCGCCGCCGAAGTCGTCAACGCCGACGCGATGCAGTTCTACCGGGGGATGGACATCGGCACGGCGAAGCTCCCTCCGGCCGAGTGGCGGGGTGTGCCGCATCACCTGTTCGACGTCCTCGACGTGACCGAGGAGGCCACCGTCGCGCGCTACCAGCCGGAGGCGCGGCGCGTCGTCGGGGAGATCCTGGCGCGGGGGGCGACGCCCATCCTCGTGGGCGGGTCGGGGCTGTACGTGTCGAGCGTGATCTTCGACTTCCGGTTCCCCGGCACCGATCCCGAGCTGCGGGCGCGGCTGGAGGCCGAGCTTGCCGCGCAGGGGCCGGGGATGCTGTTCCGGCGGCTCGTCGCGGTCGACCCGGAGGCCGCGAAGCGGATCGGGTCGTCCAACGGCCGGCGGATCGTGCGCGCGCTGGAGGTGGCCGAGCTGACCGGGTCCCCGGTGAGCGGCGCGCTTCCGGACGAGCCGCAGTACTGGCGGCCGACGACCGTCCTCGGGCTCGCGGCGCCGCGCGAGGAGTTGGTCCAGCGCCTGGACGCGCGGGTGGAGCGGATGTGGCGCGACGGGCTCGCCGACGAGGTGCGGCGGCTGATCCCGCTCGGGCTGGAGGACGGGGTGACCGCCCGCCGCGCGATCGGCTACGCGCAGGCGCTCGCGGAGGTGGAGGGCGAGCTGACCCGCGCGGAGGCGATCGCCGCCACGCAGCAGCTCACCCGGCGCTACGCGCGCCGGCAGGTGAGCTGGTTCAAGCGTTACGACGGCATCCACTGGCTCGACTACGACGACCCGGACCTGGCGGCGACGGCGATGGGGGTGCTCCGCACTCGCTGA
- the dapF gene encoding diaminopimelate epimerase, which produces MATLHFTKGQGTGNDFVLYSDPDGRQPLTPQQIAAICDRHFGIGADGVIRAVRSTHLPEGAEALAEDDGAEWFMDYYNADGSVAEMCGNGIRVYVRYLLASGLAQLADGDTLPIGTRSGVRDVQRNLTGFQVDLGRWGLDGGEPLVRAKELPVARPGLGIDMGNPHVVVAVADESELEAADLTYIPHIEPEPEDGANVEFVVPQEPLVRDGIGRIRMRVHERGSGETLSCGTGAAAAALAVRHWAGEGAPDQWRVEVPGGTVGVRMFPTEDGEHVALSGPAELVYTGTLELA; this is translated from the coding sequence ATGGCGACGCTCCACTTCACCAAGGGTCAGGGGACCGGCAACGACTTCGTGCTCTATTCCGACCCGGACGGGCGCCAGCCGCTGACCCCGCAGCAGATTGCCGCGATCTGCGACCGGCACTTCGGGATCGGCGCCGACGGCGTGATCCGCGCCGTCCGCTCCACCCACCTGCCGGAGGGCGCCGAAGCGCTCGCGGAGGACGACGGCGCCGAGTGGTTCATGGACTACTACAACGCAGACGGCTCCGTCGCGGAGATGTGCGGCAACGGCATCCGCGTGTACGTGCGCTACCTGCTGGCGTCCGGGCTCGCGCAACTCGCGGACGGCGACACCCTCCCGATCGGCACCCGCTCGGGCGTCCGCGACGTGCAGCGCAACCTCACCGGGTTCCAGGTCGACCTCGGCCGGTGGGGCCTCGACGGCGGTGAGCCGCTGGTGCGCGCCAAGGAGCTGCCGGTCGCACGTCCCGGTCTCGGCATCGATATGGGCAACCCGCACGTGGTGGTCGCGGTCGCCGACGAGTCCGAGCTGGAGGCCGCCGACCTCACCTACATCCCGCACATCGAGCCGGAGCCCGAGGACGGGGCGAACGTCGAGTTCGTCGTCCCGCAGGAGCCGCTGGTGCGTGACGGCATCGGACGCATCCGGATGCGCGTGCACGAGCGGGGGAGCGGCGAGACGCTCTCTTGCGGCACGGGCGCTGCGGCGGCGGCATTGGCCGTGCGGCACTGGGCAGGCGAAGGCGCTCCCGACCAGTGGCGGGTGGAGGTGCCGGGCGGCACCGTGGGCGTGCGGATGTTCCCGACCGAGGACGGCGAGCACGTCGCGCTCTCCGGCCCGGCCGAGCTGGTCTACACCGGGACGCTCGAACTCGCCTGA
- a CDS encoding class I SAM-dependent methyltransferase, whose product MASGDHYFSPAPESELNLRPFTARLAGQTYELVTANGIFSPERIDMGTRVLLDHVPSAPPGGQFLDLGCGWGPLALTLALESPHATVWAVDVNTRALDVVRRNAQKLGLTNVNPVTPDDVPESLEFTTIWSNPPIRVGKNELHDILQRWLPRLEPGSDAWLVVQRNLGSDSLQRWIQATMPELTTTRAAISKGYRVLRARKPAEA is encoded by the coding sequence ATGGCCAGCGGAGATCACTACTTCTCACCCGCTCCCGAGAGCGAATTGAACCTGCGGCCGTTCACCGCACGCCTGGCGGGCCAGACGTACGAACTGGTGACGGCGAACGGGATCTTCAGCCCCGAGCGCATCGACATGGGTACGCGAGTGCTCCTCGACCATGTCCCCTCCGCGCCGCCCGGCGGTCAGTTCCTCGACCTCGGCTGCGGCTGGGGGCCTCTGGCTCTCACACTTGCTCTCGAATCCCCTCATGCGACCGTCTGGGCGGTCGACGTCAACACCCGAGCACTGGACGTGGTGCGCCGGAATGCGCAGAAGCTCGGTCTGACAAATGTTAACCCCGTGACGCCGGATGATGTTCCCGAGTCGCTGGAATTCACCACGATCTGGTCCAATCCGCCCATCCGGGTCGGCAAGAACGAGCTCCACGACATCCTGCAGCGCTGGCTGCCGCGCCTGGAGCCGGGCTCGGACGCGTGGCTGGTCGTGCAGCGGAACCTCGGCAGCGACTCGCTGCAGCGCTGGATCCAGGCGACGATGCCGGAGCTGACCACGACGCGGGCGGCGATCAGCAAGGGGTATCGCGTGCTGCGGGCGCGCAAGCCCGCCGAGGCGTGA
- the hflX gene encoding GTPase HflX has protein sequence MTERTDFEEQTAEVTTDHTVDDVVARVLATQQNRATVTLFGSGAQALQHSDTDGGGHDGEQFDREERAALRRVSGLSTELEDVTEVEYRQLRLENVVLIGVYSQGSLQDAENSLRELAALAETAGAAVLDGLLQRRPHPDPSTYLGRGKAEELAGIVRALGADTVIADTELAPSQRRALEDVVKVKVIDRTAVILDIFSQHAKSREGKAQVELAQLEYLLPRLRGWGESMSRQAGGQVGGAGAGMGSRGPGETKIELDRRRIHSRMAKLRKQIAGFKPAREAKRANRNRNSVPSVAIAGYTNAGKSSLLNRVTKAGVLVENALFATLDATVRRSVTADGRLYTLADTVGFVRNLPHQLVEAFRSTLEEVADSDVILHVVDGSHPDPASQLATVRDVIGEVGARDIPEIVVFNKADLIPADDRLVLRGLEPGAIFASARTGEGVDEVLAAIARLLPDPSVEVELVVPYDRGDLVSALHERGRVLSTEYVEDGTRVRARIMPEYQSVFEPFAV, from the coding sequence ATGACCGAACGAACAGATTTCGAAGAACAGACCGCAGAAGTGACCACCGACCACACCGTCGACGACGTCGTCGCGCGCGTGCTCGCCACCCAGCAGAACCGCGCGACGGTGACGCTCTTCGGCTCAGGAGCCCAGGCGCTCCAGCACAGCGACACCGACGGCGGCGGCCACGACGGCGAGCAGTTCGACCGCGAGGAGCGCGCCGCGCTCCGCCGCGTCTCCGGGCTCTCCACCGAGCTCGAGGACGTCACAGAGGTCGAGTACCGGCAGCTGCGGCTGGAGAACGTCGTGCTCATCGGCGTCTACTCGCAGGGCTCGCTGCAGGACGCGGAGAACTCGTTGCGCGAGCTCGCCGCCCTCGCCGAGACCGCGGGCGCCGCGGTGCTCGACGGCCTCCTGCAGCGGCGGCCGCATCCCGACCCCAGCACGTACCTCGGCCGCGGCAAGGCGGAGGAGCTGGCCGGGATCGTGCGCGCGCTCGGCGCGGACACCGTCATCGCCGACACCGAGCTCGCGCCCAGCCAGCGGCGCGCGCTGGAGGACGTGGTGAAGGTGAAGGTGATCGACCGCACGGCCGTCATCCTCGACATCTTCAGCCAGCACGCCAAGAGCCGCGAAGGCAAGGCGCAGGTCGAGCTCGCTCAACTCGAGTACCTGCTTCCGCGCCTGCGCGGCTGGGGCGAGTCGATGTCCCGCCAGGCCGGTGGCCAGGTGGGCGGCGCGGGCGCCGGCATGGGCTCGCGCGGACCCGGTGAGACGAAGATCGAGCTCGACCGGCGCCGCATCCACTCGCGGATGGCGAAGCTGCGCAAGCAGATCGCCGGGTTCAAGCCGGCGCGCGAGGCGAAGCGGGCGAACCGCAACCGCAACTCGGTGCCCTCCGTGGCGATCGCCGGGTACACGAACGCGGGCAAGTCCAGCCTCCTGAACCGGGTGACCAAGGCGGGCGTGCTCGTCGAGAACGCCCTGTTCGCGACGCTGGACGCGACCGTGCGCCGCTCGGTGACCGCCGACGGCCGGCTGTACACGCTGGCCGACACGGTCGGCTTCGTGCGCAACCTGCCGCACCAGCTGGTGGAGGCGTTCCGCTCGACGCTGGAGGAGGTCGCCGACTCCGACGTCATCCTGCACGTGGTCGACGGGTCGCACCCCGACCCGGCGTCGCAGCTGGCGACAGTCCGCGACGTGATCGGCGAGGTCGGCGCCAGGGACATCCCGGAGATCGTGGTGTTCAACAAGGCCGACCTCATCCCGGCCGACGACCGGCTCGTCCTGCGCGGCCTGGAGCCCGGCGCGATCTTCGCGTCGGCCCGCACCGGTGAGGGCGTGGACGAGGTGCTCGCGGCGATCGCGCGGCTGCTGCCCGACCCGTCCGTCGAAGTCGAGCTGGTCGTCCCGTACGACCGCGGCGACCTCGTCTCGGCGCTGCACGAGCGCGGCCGGGTGCTCTCCACCGAGTACGTGGAGGACGGCACGCGCGTGCGGGCGAGGATCATGCCGGAGTACCAGTCCGTGTTCGAGCCCTTCGCCGTCTAG
- a CDS encoding methylenetetrahydrofolate reductase: MDCTDARFSFELYPPRNERAAAALPATIDRLAAAGPDFISVTYGANGSSRSSSLEVLRYILEHTDVSPMAHLTCVGSTHTEANRLIREFLDAGIRRFLAVRGDPPAGLAPGDDGLGDIKSSSELVQLIHRVQAERVPYDALPVPGLHAQAVLSHREHVQIAVAAFPHGHPSRSVSQDIDALLAKQAAGANLGITQLFFHAEDYLSFAQKAREAGVTFPILPGIMPVTSPARLARMLELSGEDLPSDLAIQLEVEPDDEGRRELGIEWTARLAQRLLDGGAPGIHLYTFNQHTAVLSVLERVGLLDPTNATTATTTAATSQKAGDPA; the protein is encoded by the coding sequence ATGGACTGTACCGACGCGCGGTTCTCATTCGAGCTGTACCCGCCGCGCAACGAACGAGCCGCCGCCGCGCTGCCCGCGACGATCGACCGGCTCGCCGCCGCCGGTCCCGACTTCATCTCGGTGACCTACGGGGCGAACGGGTCGTCGCGCTCGTCGTCGCTGGAGGTGCTGCGCTACATCCTGGAGCACACCGACGTGAGCCCCATGGCGCACCTCACCTGCGTCGGGTCGACGCACACCGAGGCGAACCGGCTGATCCGCGAGTTCCTGGACGCCGGCATCCGGCGCTTCCTCGCGGTGCGCGGCGATCCGCCGGCGGGCCTCGCCCCCGGGGACGACGGACTCGGCGACATCAAGAGCTCCTCCGAACTCGTGCAGCTCATCCACCGGGTGCAGGCCGAGCGCGTCCCGTACGACGCGCTCCCGGTGCCCGGGCTCCACGCGCAGGCCGTGCTCTCCCACCGCGAGCACGTGCAGATCGCCGTCGCCGCCTTCCCGCACGGCCACCCGTCGCGGTCCGTCTCGCAGGACATCGACGCCCTGCTCGCGAAGCAGGCGGCGGGCGCCAACCTCGGGATCACCCAGCTGTTCTTCCACGCCGAGGACTACCTTTCGTTCGCGCAGAAGGCCAGGGAGGCCGGGGTGACGTTCCCGATCCTCCCGGGGATCATGCCGGTCACCTCGCCCGCGCGGCTCGCGCGGATGCTGGAGCTCAGCGGCGAGGACCTCCCGAGCGACCTCGCGATCCAGCTGGAGGTCGAACCCGACGACGAGGGCAGGCGCGAGCTCGGCATCGAGTGGACAGCGCGCCTGGCGCAGCGGCTGCTCGACGGCGGCGCCCCCGGCATCCACCTCTACACGTTCAACCAGCACACGGCCGTCCTCTCGGTGCTCGAGAGGGTGGGGTTGCTGGATCCGACCAACGCGACCACCGCAACGACCACCGCAGCCACCTCGCAGAAAGCAGGCGATCCCGCATGA